The Saprospiraceae bacterium genomic interval TGCTTTTGCGATCGGAATGGGATTTTACATTGAATATTATTCATTTTTACTTTTCCATTTCTTATTGATGATTGGGTTCGGATTGAACTTTTTTTACTCGCTTCGCCATCTCAGCCTGAAATAATTTTTCTAATTGAATATACCAATGCCAGTTCAATCCAAGGTGTGGTATATCCTGATTTTCGTTGCGTATGCTATTGCTTTTCTATGGCTGGCCTTCGCAGGAAAACAAAATAACTTTACAGGGCTCATAGTTCCCTGGATCATTACCTGCATTTGTTTTATAATCCTGCAAAGTCGCATTCAGGAACACTTTTCCCTTCCATTGTGGTGGGTCGTTCCACTTTCGTTAAAGTTCATCTTGATTTTTATTGTTCCCGAATTGTCAAACGATTATTACCGCTTTTGGTGGGATGGTTATCTCACGACACATGGCATTAATCCGTACCAATTTACTCCTGAAGATGTCCTCCAAAACGTTCACCCTCCAGTCATAACAGGTCATTTAAGCAATAATATAGGCTTATTGAATTCTCCGGAATATTTTACGGTGTATCCCGTCTTTATGCAGGGAATTTTTAGTTTAAGCGCCTTTTTTTCCGGAAGTGACACTTATCTGTTCAGTGTAATTCTAAAATTTCTTTACCTTACAGGAGACCTGATTACTTTATACTTCTGCATGCAGATTTTACACATATGCAAGAAACCTGCATCGTGGTCTTTCTTGTATTTCGGCAACCCGCTGTGTATGATAGAACTGCAAGGTAATTTACATACTGAACAATTCATGATCCTATTTCTTGCTGCTGCCATTTATTTTTACTTAAGGTCATCACACATACATTTCAGCTGGACTCTTTCATTCGCTATCCTTTCCAAAATCAACGCCCTTTTATTTATTCCCATGTTCAGTTCCGGAAAAAGTTTTTTAAGATCAACAGGTCTTTTAGCTATTGTCATTTTTTTATCGCTGGCTCTGTTGTTCTATCCTATATCAGGCCATGCAGATGGTTTTGTTGAAAGCTTAAGTCTATATTTTAAAGAATTTGAATTTAATTCCCTGATTTACGCGTTTGTGCGCGATTTACTATATGCAAATAAAATGTATGAGCTGCAAGCTCAGCTTGGCTTTGGATTATTGGCTCTCTTCATTCTTGTTTCGCTGATCATCATGTACAAGCATTATAAATCAGGAGGTGAAATATCTAAACGCTTTCAAACCAGCTGGTGGATTCTGTTTGCATACCTCTGTTTGAGTTCAACGGTTCACCCCTGGTATCTATGTCCTATCGTTTTCCTGGGAATATTTTACCTTCCCATCAGTTCGACGATTTGGTCCTTTATGGTGTTTTTAAGCTACAGCCATTACGATCCAGCATTTCAGCAAAGCAGTCGGGTGCTGACCATTTCCACATATTTGATAGCTTTCCTGGTGATTTATTTCGAGTGCCGGGGTAAACTTTATTTAAATGGATTTTCGGGACAGGAAGAAAACATATCGGCTTAAATACCAGCCAGCTCGAAAATAGAAATACTTACTTTCATAAACCACATCCATTTTATATGGAGATTGTGTCGGTCACACCTGAAATCACAACGCATCTTTAACCATCGAATCCTGCCAAATAAGGATCAAATCAAAAACATGGGGAGAAATCAGCTTTGACGCCAATTCTTAAATAAATTCACGGATTCAAAAAGCCCAAAATTATCCAATTGACTTTCACTTATTCCTAAGATTCATTGTTCTTTTTTGTCTTGATACATGACTGAACGATTACGCCGTAAGGCGTATCGATGTCCACAAAGGACATCGAAGTGAAGGAACCGCGAAGCGGCTGACCTGTTATTATATATGTTTTCATTTCTTAACGCTAAAATGAAAAAGGCCGATCTGAATTTCTGATCTGTTTACCAATTGGACATACTGATTTTATTTATTTCAGATACCAAAATTGCTTCATTTCAACTTAATCCCCATATATTTTACCTGACCCCTAAATAATTCGAAATTAGAATCGAAGCCAAATAAAAAAGCCGGTAAACTTTTCAGCATTACCGGCTTTATTCTTACGATTCGATTAAATTAATACGTCCACAAATCGTGTTCCTTATTGAGTATATCATTTTTAATTTTTTCAGATTCCAACAACAGTTTTACGCCGTCATTTTCACCTTTAAATACATCGCTCAAACGATTATCCTGAACATTCGATTCTTTGATAATGAAGCTGGAAAAGAAACGATAATCAAATACATCTGCCCAGGTATTGGGAGCTGCATCATTCTGATCATTAAATGCCTTTTCCCTTGCCAGCAATTTTCTTGCTTCCGGATAATACACCCAAAACATAGGTAAAGTGTATTTCAGATTGCCTGCATCATCGTATTCGTCTTTGATTGGAGCAATCCCCAACACGCGGCATTCCAACCTGGAAGTCTGCTTATTGAAGTACCACATCTCTTTAACGCGATACGTTTTGATATCATTGAAATCGATGTCTGATTTACGAACCTGGATTTCCTCTGCATAAGTTTCAGGATCTGTAACTACCACAGTATCGACTCTGTGCAACAATTTATCCAACTCCTCACCGGTCACGAATTTTCTGAAGTTATCTTCCTTAAAAATACGAATATCTCCATTCTCAGCACCTTGCACCAGAATCTGAAAAAAGGGTCTGACAGGATAGATAAAAGGTAAATTCATTTTTTCGCGAACGTCCAGGACACGCCAAATCCTTCTTTCCCAAACCACATCAGCTTCGCGGATGGGTTGATAATCGAGGATGCGTTGTTCCTTAATGAGGCTTCGGCTAACGATATCATCGAGATAACCGGAATCTTCCTCTTCTTCGCTGGCTTCTGTTTTTTCTTCTTCAGCCGTTTGCGCCAACAAACTGATGCTGTTGATGCAGCAAAAAAGCAAGGTTAGATAAAATGAAATTCTGAACTTATACATGAACTAAAATTTTATTTAATTTGGAATGACATGTCTCCAAGATCACGTGCAGCAACGTCTCCGGGGCATCTTCCTTTAATCTGTTCAAAAAGATAACGATCTCCGGGTTTTGCCTGATTTATCAGTGTTGAAGCCTGTGGTGAAAATCTACCACCGGTATTTGTAACGATCTGTGCGTCCTGACGTGGAGCTACACGGACCAGATTAAAACCCTGGATGGTACATTTTGCATCGAATTCGAATCCTTCCAACACCGGAATTACTCCTTGTTGTGCTTTGAAAACACCGTTAGGCATTCCACCACCACGCTTGTCAGAAAGCATAGGAACAGGAGTAGGAATTCTCTTCACACGGAATTTGAAGTTCGTAGGAGGCAGTCCACCACCGGTTAAAGTGATGTTCGCTTCACCTGGTGTTTTAACATTGGCAATATATTTGGCTCCGCCTTGGTTTACCAAACTAATTCCTCCACCTGCCGCTTCAACTTTCAGCTGAGCAGAAGGAACTCCCGCTGCAGTAATTGCAACCGGGTTATCTACACCTATGTAAAATACATTCATTTTCTCCGCAGAAACGTTACAAGAACGCTCGCCCACTTCAAATTCAAACTCTTTGCGATAGGTATCCGTTTTACCAGTTACAGGATTGGTTACCGATGCAATAGCTGTATATTTTTTGGTACCTACATCATTTGCTGTCGTTTTCCAAATAGCTTCCCCCTCAGCATTGGAGGTAAGACTAGCTCCATTTACCGAAAGAGAAACCTTGGTATTTGTAGCTTTTGAAGTCGATGCAGCCAAAGAAATTGAAGTTTCAAAAGGCTCTCCCTTGATTACATAATTTTTCTTTGGTGATGAAATTACCGTAAATTTATCGAGGACCACATCCTCACCTCCCAGTTTCTTGCTGAAGTGATTGAGAATTGCGTTTTCAGATGCTTTTGCATCATTGATAAATTTGGTAAAAATTGGCAAACAGGCACCGAGTGGCATTTGCTTAAAAGTAAATTCCTCCCAGCTCTTTTTGTTCTTCGAATGCTTCCATGTTTCATCATCGATATTCAATACGATTTCATTTTCCATTGAAGCTCTCAGTGTATCGTCAACCAAAGAAAGAAATTTCTGGCGGTATTCGACAATTTTCTCCTTCAGTTCCAATCCCTTTTTCTTGGTTACCATTTCACGGGTGGTGACATCTTTGTTTTTCTTTCCTTTCAAATCTTTTTTATCGCCAACCACGATGTAATCCAAGTCATCAACGGAACCGTTATTGTTTCCTGATTTATCGATCAAATCATTTACAATAGTATTCACATAATCGGTGAATTCCTTGCCATATTGTACTGCGAGAGGTGCACGCTCTTTAAAACGGGCAAACTCAGGTTTTGCTTCTGAGCGTTTGTTGATGGAAGGAACCAAAGATTCATTGGCACGATCCAATGAAGTATTTGATTCTTCCAAACTTCTGTTTACCAGTTTGAAAGCATTGAAAATCTCTGCAGACACGTTCAAAGCCAAAAGCGCTGTAAGAACCAGGTACATGATGTTAATCATGAGCTGGCGTGGCTGCTTAGGTATAGACATATTTTAGTCTTTTTATTGGTTATTAAAAAATTAGTTGCCCACAGTTTTGTAAGCAGACAAAATATTACCGTAAACTGAATTCAAATTGGTCAAATTCTTGTTCAAGGCTGAAACCTGATTGTGAACATTTTTGGTGTCTTCCAAAGATGCATTCAATTCAGACATCGCTTCAGTCATACGGGTATAAAAGTTGGTCATGGCTTTCATTTGGTCGCTGGTTTTACTAAAATCAACTTCCTGTAAAGCTTTTAATGAACCTAAACTTTTTGACATCCCCTGCAACTCAGACAACATGCCTGAAAGTTGTGCTTCTACCACTTCGCCATTAGCCGGACGTCCTCCTTTAACGGGACCTTCGATCAGTGGATTGATTCTTGCATTAGCATCACCCAATCCCGGATAGAGTTTATCCCAATAGTAATCCTTATCTGGTGGGATCACGCCCAATACCAAGAAAAGGATTGCTTCTGTTACCAGACCGGCAGTGATCATTGCATCACCACCTTCCCATGACATGATTTTGTAAAGGGCCCCGAGCATTACGACTGAGGCTCCAACTCCAATCAAGAGGTTCTTCGCGTATTTAAACCAGTTTTGCTTGTAAATAGCCATTGTTATAAATTTTTATGAGTTAAGAGAAAATTGTTTGCATGTAATAATAAATAAAATAGGAATTCTGTCCCTAATAAGATACTCCTGAATCCGATACTATCTAAAGTCGTTTTCAGATCTGCCCAGGAAAGACAGAACACAACGGAAGCCAATATAAGACTTCGTGGTATCCTGAAACTCCCAGTTCCGCGTACTTGTATGTAAGTAATATGCGACATCCTTCCAGGAACCTCCGCGAATCACTTTACGCTTGTATGCTTCTGCATCTTCATCCTTGGCATCGTATTTTACATCGGGATTCTGATCGTGAATGATCACGTGAGCATTATCTGAATAGGCAGATTCGGTCCACTCGGAAACGTTTCCAGCCATGTTGTAGAGTCCATATTGATTCGGGAAATAGGCATCAGCCCTAACGGTGTAATACCCCCCGTCTTCCGGATAGTTTCCACGTCCGGGTTTGAAATTGGCAAGTAAACATCCTTTGGCATTTCTTGGATAATAAGCTCCCCATGGATAAGGTGCCTGCTCTTGTCCTCCTCTCGCGGCCCATTCCCATTCGTGTTCGGTTGGCATACGGAATTCCTCTGTATTGGGCTCTTCCTCTCCTTTGAATTTATTCCAGATCGATGTTCTCCAGTAACAAAATGCACGCGCCTGCTTCCAATTCACACCAACCACCGGATAGTCATCAAAGGCGGGGTGAGAGAAATAATTACGGGTCATCGGCTCGTTATAGGAATATGCAAAATCCCTTACCCAGCAAAGGGTGTCCGGATAAATATTAGTCTTTTCCTTGTGAATGATATTCGAACGGCGGATATCTCTCGTATGAGCAGCCATCTGCCAATCTTTCCATTCCCACTCGTAAATAAATTTACGGGTATCGAGTTCTTTTACTCCTTTGAAAGCATCAGCTCCCTGAAAATACATTTCATCAAGAGTCTCGTCCTCCCAATCAATTTCCTGCTCCCAGTCCACTTCTTCAGTTGTTCCATCTTCGCTTTCTATAAGGTGTCCAAGGGCTTTGTGAGCCATCTCATCCCTTACGTAAAATACGAATTGGCGATACTCGTTGTTTGTAATTTCTGTATCGTCCATGTAAAACCCTGAAATTGAAATAGATTTCTGCGGTTGAACCAGGTTATGGAAGAAATCCTGGTCACTTTGCCCAATGGTCAGACTTCCACTGGGCACGTAAACCATGCCATATGGATTAATACCATCCCACTTGGGTCTTGGAGAAGCGCCTACAAGCTGCCCGTCCTGTTGATTTTTGCCACACGAGGACAATAACATAACGAGCAAGGCGAAGAGAAAGAAAATTGAATTTCTCATCATCATTGAAAATTTACCTACTTTGTCTTTAAAAAAAGTGGCACAAATATAAAACAATCCAAAAAGTTTTAAACAAAATTTTTTTTGGGCTTTTTTATAATTGACGCACTAATATTCGAACAAGATATAACCTTTGTTTATTGTGTACACTAAAAATTCTTTTTTTAACAACATTAATCAAAATTTAATAT includes:
- the gldN gene encoding gliding motility protein GldN, whose translation is MYKFRISFYLTLLFCCINSISLLAQTAEEEKTEASEEEEDSGYLDDIVSRSLIKEQRILDYQPIREADVVWERRIWRVLDVREKMNLPFIYPVRPFFQILVQGAENGDIRIFKEDNFRKFVTGEELDKLLHRVDTVVVTDPETYAEEIQVRKSDIDFNDIKTYRVKEMWYFNKQTSRLECRVLGIAPIKDEYDDAGNLKYTLPMFWVYYPEARKLLAREKAFNDQNDAAPNTWADVFDYRFFSSFIIKESNVQDNRLSDVFKGENDGVKLLLESEKIKNDILNKEHDLWTY
- a CDS encoding gliding motility protein GldL, encoding MAIYKQNWFKYAKNLLIGVGASVVMLGALYKIMSWEGGDAMITAGLVTEAILFLVLGVIPPDKDYYWDKLYPGLGDANARINPLIEGPVKGGRPANGEVVEAQLSGMLSELQGMSKSLGSLKALQEVDFSKTSDQMKAMTNFYTRMTEAMSELNASLEDTKNVHNQVSALNKNLTNLNSVYGNILSAYKTVGN
- a CDS encoding SUMF1/EgtB/PvdO family nonheme iron enzyme; translated protein: MRNSIFFLFALLVMLLSSCGKNQQDGQLVGASPRPKWDGINPYGMVYVPSGSLTIGQSDQDFFHNLVQPQKSISISGFYMDDTEITNNEYRQFVFYVRDEMAHKALGHLIESEDGTTEEVDWEQEIDWEDETLDEMYFQGADAFKGVKELDTRKFIYEWEWKDWQMAAHTRDIRRSNIIHKEKTNIYPDTLCWVRDFAYSYNEPMTRNYFSHPAFDDYPVVGVNWKQARAFCYWRTSIWNKFKGEEEPNTEEFRMPTEHEWEWAARGGQEQAPYPWGAYYPRNAKGCLLANFKPGRGNYPEDGGYYTVRADAYFPNQYGLYNMAGNVSEWTESAYSDNAHVIIHDQNPDVKYDAKDEDAEAYKRKVIRGGSWKDVAYYLHTSTRNWEFQDTTKSYIGFRCVLSFLGRSENDFR